In a single window of the Flavobacterium sp. W4I14 genome:
- a CDS encoding putative membrane protein (product_source=COG5373; cog=COG5373; pfam=PF10101; superfamily=52540; transmembrane_helix_parts=Inside_1_109,TMhelix_110_132,Outside_133_146,TMhelix_147_164,Inside_165_170,TMhelix_171_190,Outside_191_194,TMhelix_195_217,Inside_218_223,TMhelix_224_241,Outside_242_246,TMhelix_247_266,Inside_267_272,TMhelix_273_288,Outside_289_297,TMhelix_298_320,Inside_321_326,TMhelix_327_349,Outside_350_358,TMhelix_359_381,Inside_382_387,TMhelix_388_407,Outside_408_411,TMhelix_412_429,Inside_430_433,TMhelix_434_453,Outside_454_467,TMhelix_468_490,Inside_491_510,TMhelix_511_533,Outside_534_568,TMhelix_569_588,Inside_589_596,TMhelix_597_619,Outside_620_633,TMhelix_634_656,Inside_657_676,TMhelix_677_696,Outside_697_705,TMhelix_706_725,Inside_726_729,TMhelix_730_752,Outside_753_755,TMhelix_756_778,Inside_779_792), with protein sequence MDNSEKLNLLLIKLENLLLRQQGFEAEIQALRNEVRALQSPGSVFTPPTINPEPIITAPPRNTPPSFVSQHSAVPQPTPAPIPSPANQTQPNFAERFKRENMVKSDFEKFIGENLISKIGILILVIGVAIGAKYAIDHDMVSPLTRIVLGYAIGAGLMTFAIKLKAKYENFSAVLVSGAIAIMYFITYAAYDFYALIPQALAFALMVVFTSFTVVAAIKYNKQVIAHIGLVGAYAVPFLLSDGSGKVGVLFTYMAIINIGILVLSFKKYWKPLFYASFGLTWIIFSAWRLDLSNTNNYFSLALLFSTLFFLIFYITNLAYKVSKKEVFGFSDVIILLLNSFVYYGIGYIILSDNKNSTELLGLFTLANAVIHFVVSLIIYKKNLADKNLFYLILAMVITFITMAVPVQLDGGWVTIFWVVEAAVLFYLARIKKIVIYEKLSFPLIFLAFFSLLEDWITYYDSYNGNATVITPFLNVGFLTACIFIACFFWMFSISKKESEEPVAWVWMRQVLSYSIPAILVFVIYITFRIEISKYFNNLFELSKINTTPKTRFYDSISEYNYNYKTLKTVWIYIYTLFFASALSYLNIKKLKNSKLAITNLIINIWVIIVFLTFGLYKLSELRDAYLFPESKYFIIGLFNIGIRYVAIAFFALLIVQCYQLQRSGLLKRDLKTMFDYLLYLSLLWIISSELINILELSHSEGSYKLGLSILWGIFSLFLISMGLAKNKKHLRIGAMVLFGITLIKLFFYDIYSLSTISKTIVFVSLGVLLLIISFLYNKYKHLIIDDAKIEN encoded by the coding sequence ATGGATAATTCAGAAAAATTAAACCTGCTATTAATTAAGCTAGAGAATCTTTTGCTCAGGCAACAAGGCTTTGAAGCCGAAATTCAAGCTTTAAGAAACGAGGTTAGGGCGCTGCAATCGCCAGGTTCAGTGTTTACGCCTCCAACAATAAATCCTGAGCCGATCATTACAGCACCACCAAGAAATACGCCTCCGAGCTTTGTCTCACAGCATTCGGCTGTACCTCAACCTACCCCTGCGCCTATTCCGTCTCCGGCAAACCAAACGCAACCTAATTTCGCCGAGAGATTTAAGCGTGAAAACATGGTTAAATCTGATTTCGAGAAATTTATTGGAGAAAACCTGATTAGCAAGATTGGAATCCTGATTTTAGTCATTGGTGTGGCTATTGGCGCTAAATATGCTATTGATCATGACATGGTTAGTCCACTTACCAGGATTGTATTGGGTTATGCCATTGGAGCAGGTTTAATGACTTTTGCCATAAAGCTTAAAGCCAAATACGAAAATTTTTCAGCCGTTTTGGTTAGTGGTGCGATTGCCATTATGTATTTTATCACTTATGCAGCTTACGATTTCTACGCTTTAATTCCGCAGGCATTGGCCTTTGCCTTAATGGTTGTATTCACCTCATTTACCGTTGTTGCAGCAATTAAGTATAATAAACAGGTTATCGCCCATATTGGTTTAGTTGGCGCTTATGCCGTGCCTTTTTTACTGAGCGATGGTTCGGGCAAAGTTGGCGTTTTATTTACCTATATGGCCATCATCAATATTGGTATCCTTGTGCTTAGTTTCAAAAAATACTGGAAGCCTTTATTCTATGCATCTTTTGGTTTAACATGGATCATCTTTTCTGCCTGGCGCCTAGATTTAAGTAACACAAACAATTACTTTAGCCTGGCACTATTATTTTCTACCCTATTTTTCCTTATTTTTTACATTACCAACCTGGCCTACAAGGTTAGCAAGAAAGAAGTTTTTGGCTTTAGCGATGTAATCATCTTACTTTTAAATTCATTTGTATACTACGGAATAGGTTATATAATATTATCAGACAATAAGAACAGCACTGAATTATTAGGCTTGTTTACGTTGGCAAATGCCGTGATCCACTTTGTGGTGAGCTTAATTATTTACAAGAAAAATCTTGCAGATAAAAATCTCTTTTACCTCATTTTGGCAATGGTGATCACCTTTATTACCATGGCTGTTCCTGTTCAGTTAGATGGCGGTTGGGTAACCATTTTCTGGGTTGTAGAGGCCGCTGTATTATTCTATTTAGCACGGATAAAAAAGATTGTTATTTATGAAAAACTTTCCTTCCCGCTAATATTTCTGGCCTTTTTTAGTCTGCTGGAAGATTGGATAACTTATTATGACAGCTATAACGGAAATGCAACAGTAATCACACCATTCCTTAACGTTGGCTTTTTAACCGCATGCATATTTATCGCCTGCTTCTTCTGGATGTTCAGCATCAGCAAAAAAGAAAGTGAAGAACCCGTAGCATGGGTCTGGATGAGACAGGTACTCAGTTATTCCATTCCCGCTATTTTGGTTTTTGTAATCTACATTACCTTTAGGATCGAGATTTCTAAATACTTTAATAACCTCTTTGAACTGAGCAAGATCAACACTACTCCAAAAACCAGATTTTACGATTCAATCAGTGAATACAACTATAATTACAAGACCTTAAAAACAGTGTGGATTTATATTTACACCCTATTTTTTGCTTCAGCATTAAGTTATTTGAACATTAAAAAGTTAAAAAACAGCAAACTCGCTATCACTAACCTTATTATTAACATCTGGGTTATCATCGTATTTCTAACTTTCGGACTCTATAAATTAAGTGAGCTTAGAGATGCCTATTTATTTCCTGAAAGTAAATATTTCATTATTGGTTTATTTAATATCGGCATCAGGTATGTAGCAATAGCTTTTTTTGCTCTATTGATTGTACAATGCTACCAGTTGCAGCGTTCAGGGCTATTGAAAAGAGATTTGAAAACCATGTTCGATTACCTGCTTTATCTTTCCCTCTTGTGGATCATCAGCAGTGAATTGATCAATATTTTAGAACTATCACATTCAGAAGGAAGTTATAAACTGGGATTGAGCATCCTTTGGGGTATATTTTCATTATTCTTAATTAGCATGGGTCTGGCCAAAAACAAAAAACACCTGCGTATTGGTGCTATGGTTTTATTTGGGATAACATTGATCAAACTTTTTTTTTACGATATCTATTCTTTAAGCACAATCTCCAAAACCATAGTTTTTGTGTCGTTGGGTGTGTTATTGCTCATCATTTCATTTCTTTACAATAAATACAAACATTTAATTATAGATGATGCTAAAATTGAAAATTAA